Proteins from one Niallia circulans genomic window:
- a CDS encoding YutD family protein: protein MVCINNHCYELIEERKEGFNEEAFKGRYSDILTKYDYIVGDWGYGQLRLRGFFDDQNQKSSFDTKISTLTEYLYEYCNFGCPYFVVKKIKKH from the coding sequence TTGGTTTGCATAAATAATCACTGTTATGAACTCATAGAAGAACGCAAGGAAGGCTTTAATGAGGAGGCATTTAAAGGCAGATACAGCGATATTCTAACAAAGTACGATTATATTGTCGGAGATTGGGGATACGGACAGCTCAGACTTAGAGGGTTTTTCGATGACCAAAATCAAAAATCCAGCTTTGATACGAAAATTAGTACATTGACAGAATATTTATATGAATACTGCAATTTTGGTTGCCCGTATTTTGTCGTTAAGAAAATAAAAAAACATTGA
- a CDS encoding TIGR01457 family HAD-type hydrolase, translated as MKNYKGYLIDLDGTMYKGTEVIEEAAAFVKRLIKLEIPYLYVTNNSTKTPEQVAQKLRDFDIPAKKEEVFTSAMAAAGYIYEQNNEASVYMIGEEGLRYALHEKGIKIMADSEGADFVVAGMDQQITYEKLSQACLAVRSGAKYIITNGDTALPTERGLLPGNGALTSVITVSTQTTPVNMGKPEAIIVEQALKLLGIGKEDAIMVGDNYHTDIMAGLNAGIDTLLVHSGVTTLEHLATYEKKPTYSVNSLSEWE; from the coding sequence ATGAAAAACTATAAAGGTTACTTAATTGATCTTGATGGAACGATGTATAAAGGGACAGAGGTCATTGAAGAGGCTGCTGCTTTTGTCAAACGCTTGATAAAGCTTGAAATCCCTTATTTATATGTAACGAATAATTCAACCAAAACACCAGAGCAGGTTGCTCAAAAGCTGCGAGATTTTGATATCCCTGCAAAAAAAGAAGAAGTATTCACCTCTGCAATGGCTGCAGCTGGATATATATATGAACAAAACAATGAAGCAAGTGTTTATATGATTGGCGAAGAGGGCTTAAGATATGCTCTTCATGAAAAAGGTATAAAGATAATGGCTGACAGTGAGGGTGCTGATTTTGTAGTAGCAGGCATGGACCAACAAATCACTTATGAGAAGCTCTCGCAGGCATGTCTTGCCGTTCGGTCAGGAGCAAAATACATTATAACAAATGGCGATACTGCATTGCCGACCGAAAGAGGTCTCCTGCCAGGGAATGGGGCACTGACCTCCGTTATTACTGTATCTACTCAGACTACGCCTGTTAACATGGGGAAACCGGAAGCAATCATAGTGGAACAGGCGTTGAAGCTGCTTGGAATAGGAAAAGAAGATGCCATTATGGTTGGCGATAATTATCATACAGATATAATGGCTGGGTTAAATGCTGGTATTGATACTTTGCTCGTTCACTCTGGTGTAACAACTTTAGAGCATTTAGCAACATACGAGAAAAAACCAACGTATTCTGTTAATAGTCTGTCAGAGTGGGAATAG
- the thrC gene encoding threonine synthase produces the protein MRWNGLLEEYKEFLPVNENTPKLTLNEGNTPLIKLEHLSQEWGVELYVKTEGTNPTGSFKDRGMVMAVAKAKEEGNSTVICASTGNTSAAAAAYATRAGMRCIVVIPEGKIAMGKLAQAVMYGAEIISIEGNFDQALQMVRKISETEPVALVNSVNPYRLEGQKTAAFEVCDQLGGAPDILAIPVGNAGNISAYWKGFKEYNEVKQTGLPKIHGFEAAGAAAIVHNRVFENPETIATAIRIGNPASWKLAVQAQQESEGIIDEVTDEEIIAAYRLIAAKEGVFAEPGSCASIAGIYKHLQSGKIAKGSKIVAVLTGNGLKDPNTAIDVSPLKPVVLPNDEKAVAAHIKGVVHI, from the coding sequence ATGAGATGGAATGGCCTGCTTGAAGAATATAAAGAATTTTTACCTGTGAACGAAAACACACCAAAATTGACATTAAATGAAGGAAATACGCCTTTAATTAAACTAGAACACCTGTCTCAAGAATGGGGAGTAGAGCTCTATGTGAAAACAGAGGGAACGAATCCGACGGGCTCCTTTAAGGACAGAGGAATGGTTATGGCTGTCGCAAAGGCGAAGGAGGAAGGTAATTCCACTGTTATTTGTGCTTCTACAGGTAATACATCCGCAGCCGCAGCTGCATATGCGACACGTGCCGGCATGCGCTGTATCGTCGTCATTCCGGAAGGGAAAATCGCTATGGGTAAGTTAGCGCAAGCTGTTATGTATGGTGCAGAGATCATTTCAATTGAAGGGAACTTTGATCAGGCGTTGCAAATGGTGCGCAAAATAAGTGAAACAGAGCCTGTTGCCCTTGTGAATTCTGTTAATCCATATAGACTGGAAGGCCAAAAGACAGCAGCATTTGAGGTATGCGACCAACTTGGCGGCGCGCCTGATATATTGGCAATTCCTGTTGGAAATGCCGGCAATATCAGTGCCTACTGGAAAGGCTTTAAGGAATATAATGAAGTAAAGCAAACAGGACTTCCAAAAATCCATGGCTTTGAAGCAGCTGGCGCAGCAGCGATTGTTCATAACCGCGTTTTTGAAAATCCGGAAACAATTGCAACAGCTATTCGTATCGGTAACCCTGCAAGCTGGAAGCTGGCTGTACAAGCCCAGCAGGAATCAGAAGGAATTATTGATGAAGTGACAGATGAAGAAATTATTGCTGCATATCGCTTAATTGCTGCGAAGGAAGGTGTGTTTGCAGAACCTGGTTCATGTGCATCAATCGCTGGAATTTACAAGCATCTGCAAAGCGGAAAAATCGCTAAAGGGAGCAAGATAGTAGCAGTATTAACAGGTAATGGCTTAAAAGATCCAAACACAGCAATTGATGTAAGTCCGCTTAAGCCGGTCGTTCTTCCAAATGATGAAAAAGCAGTTGCAGCTCATATTAAGGGAGTCGTTCATATATGA
- a CDS encoding DUF86 domain-containing protein, translating to MYFVDRNKIGQQLEYLQQLVQLFKEREAFDSPLEKLGLERLAHMMIEAMLDVGNSMIDGFIMRDPGSYDDIMDILTDERVLTPADASAIKGLLALRKTLVHDYTSINHDQVKKAVAKELPAVTAFSESVKKYLIDELGPVTAFKN from the coding sequence ATGTATTTTGTGGATCGTAATAAGATCGGACAGCAATTGGAATATCTGCAGCAATTAGTTCAGCTTTTTAAAGAGAGAGAAGCTTTTGACAGCCCATTGGAAAAACTGGGACTGGAAAGACTAGCCCATATGATGATTGAGGCAATGCTTGATGTTGGTAACAGTATGATCGATGGATTTATTATGAGAGATCCGGGGAGCTATGACGATATTATGGACATACTTACAGATGAACGAGTGCTCACTCCAGCAGATGCAAGTGCGATAAAAGGGCTGCTTGCTTTAAGAAAAACACTGGTGCATGATTACACGAGTATTAACCATGATCAGGTTAAAAAAGCTGTAGCAAAAGAGCTTCCTGCTGTCACAGCATTTTCTGAGTCAGTTAAAAAATACTTAATTGATGAGCTTGGTCCTGTCACTGCCTTCAAAAATTAA
- a CDS encoding M23 family metallopeptidase, with the protein MRKILLAVLFAFLAPNIVSHAAEKSSADDTYYKRMELYEKIEAVTQLPWYYIAAVDQYERNIRSSRKDLPKAAGLTGIYFPKEKWAGIINPDKDDTDPKSIAFFGGFGVDGNGDGKADSLNDEDVLFTFANYILRYGVDEDNFRIGLWDYYKRDKTVSIIMGKAAIYRHFGRLNLDEHAFPVPLRSNHSYRSTWGDARGWGGKRIHEGTDIFADYSVPVRATSYGIIEMKGWNRYGGWRIGIRDINNNYHYFAHLSGFAKDVHNGMIVEPGMLIGGVGSSGYGPPGTSGKFPPHLHYGMYKDNGFTEWSYDPYSHLKLWERQERIRLKSKK; encoded by the coding sequence ATGCGAAAAATATTATTAGCCGTCCTGTTTGCATTCCTGGCACCTAATATTGTATCTCATGCTGCAGAAAAATCCTCTGCAGATGATACATATTACAAAAGGATGGAATTATATGAAAAGATCGAGGCGGTAACACAACTTCCATGGTACTATATTGCTGCAGTTGACCAATATGAACGGAATATACGGTCTTCACGAAAGGACCTTCCTAAAGCGGCTGGCTTAACAGGAATTTACTTCCCTAAAGAAAAATGGGCTGGCATCATAAATCCAGACAAAGATGATACGGATCCAAAAAGCATCGCCTTTTTTGGAGGGTTCGGGGTCGATGGTAATGGTGATGGTAAAGCCGACTCTTTAAACGATGAGGATGTGCTTTTTACCTTTGCCAACTATATCTTGCGGTATGGTGTGGATGAAGATAATTTCCGGATTGGGCTTTGGGATTACTACAAACGAGATAAAACAGTTAGTATCATTATGGGTAAAGCTGCCATATACAGGCATTTTGGGCGACTTAATCTTGATGAGCATGCATTTCCTGTGCCGCTGCGGAGCAATCACAGCTATCGAAGCACATGGGGAGATGCCAGAGGCTGGGGAGGCAAACGAATCCATGAAGGTACTGACATCTTTGCCGATTACAGCGTTCCAGTAAGAGCCACCTCCTATGGAATTATCGAAATGAAAGGCTGGAATAGATATGGCGGATGGCGGATTGGTATTCGGGACATAAATAATAACTATCATTATTTTGCTCATTTAAGTGGTTTTGCAAAGGATGTGCATAATGGGATGATTGTTGAGCCTGGAATGCTAATTGGTGGAGTCGGCTCCTCAGGCTATGGACCTCCAGGAACTTCTGGGAAATTCCCGCCGCACCTACATTATGGAATGTATAAAGATAATGGCTTTACAGAATGGTCATATGATCCATACTCTCATTTGAAGTTGTGGGAAAGACAAGAAAGAATCAGATTAAAATCAAAAAAATAA
- a CDS encoding homoserine dehydrogenase produces METISIGLLGLGTVGTGVVKIIENHQDKIMHQIGCPVKVKKILVKNIDKDRDVSIATDMLTTNPDEILNDPEIDVIIEVMGGVEETKEKLLHALKNRKHVVTANKDLMAVHGAKLLQVASENNCDLFYEASVAGGIPIIRGLVDGLASDHITKMMGIVNGTTNFILTKMTKQGKAYEEVLEEAQRLGFAESDPTSDVEGLDAARKMTILATLGFSMNISLEDVKVEGITKVTEEDIQYGKQLGYTMKLIGFAHRQDEKVEVSVQPAFLIDSHPLAAVNNEFNAVYVYGEAVGETMFYGPGAGSMPTATAVVSDLVNVLKNMRLGVNGKTATTPQFKKNLKKPDEMYSKYFLRLQVEDAVGVFAEITSIFSKNGVSFEKILQLPVKEKGMAEIVLITHHASLLNYENILIQLRDLSSVRTVKSSYRVEGGTK; encoded by the coding sequence GTGGAGACAATATCAATAGGACTGCTTGGATTGGGCACAGTAGGGACAGGTGTTGTGAAAATTATTGAGAACCATCAAGATAAAATCATGCACCAGATTGGCTGTCCAGTAAAAGTAAAAAAGATACTTGTGAAAAATATAGATAAAGACCGGGATGTTTCAATTGCAACTGACATGTTAACAACAAATCCAGATGAAATTTTGAACGATCCAGAAATAGATGTAATCATCGAAGTAATGGGCGGTGTCGAAGAGACGAAGGAGAAATTACTTCACGCTCTTAAAAATCGCAAACACGTTGTTACAGCCAATAAGGATTTAATGGCTGTCCACGGAGCGAAGCTTCTGCAGGTAGCTTCAGAAAATAACTGCGACCTTTTCTACGAGGCAAGTGTTGCAGGTGGTATTCCTATCATTAGAGGACTTGTTGATGGCCTTGCATCAGACCACATTACAAAAATGATGGGTATTGTGAATGGCACAACGAATTTTATTCTAACAAAGATGACCAAGCAGGGTAAAGCTTACGAAGAGGTACTAGAAGAAGCGCAAAGACTTGGGTTTGCAGAAAGCGATCCGACATCAGATGTAGAAGGTCTTGATGCGGCACGTAAAATGACAATATTGGCAACATTAGGATTCTCCATGAATATCAGCCTTGAGGATGTGAAGGTAGAGGGTATTACAAAGGTGACAGAGGAAGATATCCAATATGGTAAACAGCTTGGCTATACGATGAAACTGATTGGTTTTGCACATCGACAGGATGAAAAGGTGGAAGTAAGCGTACAGCCGGCCTTCTTAATTGACAGCCATCCACTGGCAGCAGTCAATAATGAATTTAATGCTGTTTATGTTTATGGGGAGGCAGTTGGTGAAACGATGTTTTACGGCCCTGGCGCGGGCAGTATGCCAACAGCTACAGCTGTTGTTTCTGACTTGGTTAATGTTCTTAAAAACATGAGACTCGGTGTAAATGGAAAAACAGCAACTACACCGCAGTTTAAGAAAAACTTGAAGAAACCAGACGAAATGTACTCCAAATACTTCCTTCGTCTACAAGTAGAAGATGCAGTTGGTGTATTTGCTGAAATTACATCAATCTTTTCTAAGAATGGCGTTAGTTTTGAGAAGATACTGCAATTGCCTGTTAAGGAAAAGGGTATGGCAGAAATAGTTTTAATTACACATCACGCATCCTTGTTAAACTATGAAAATATATTAATTCAATTAAGAGACTTATCATCTGTCAGAACAGTAAAAAGCTCTTACCGTGTAGAAGGAGGAACTAAGTAA
- a CDS encoding EAL domain-containing protein, with product MRGNEAMVHVDVKKIKSLKNWGKIIFPASKLKYYPPQFILRDPVQQNVKASFQKGNEVAVIVFSIKNMAIMKRGMETAVLKNVWQEMKKSFQTVVTKELPTEQIVAVRDYHQGGIALFLSIDHKMDYIPNMDATIQLILEKLKEEEKSNQLLVRPILSTGYMFIDKQVDVLQDAIYLAYQQALAMAQKGFKSEFNEMTIALGKIVANKDIRLLAQPIMDVETNVVKACEMLTRGPHGTSLENPLQLFSVARQTNHLYELEMIVLEKTLEQIKLTTWKYDIFINFTPLTIGNQHFVKDLKKLMNKYKGIAPSKITIEVTERDSIEGLEYFISNLKLLRQIGFRVAVDDTGSGYASLNSISEIMPDIIKIDRSVIQNIDKNSVKESMLKGLLLIAKEVGSVVVAEGIESAEEALVLSRNKVDLAQGYFYARPTSLSNNLQTLA from the coding sequence ATGAGAGGAAATGAAGCGATGGTCCATGTTGATGTTAAAAAAATAAAAAGCTTGAAGAACTGGGGGAAAATCATCTTTCCTGCCAGTAAATTAAAATATTATCCTCCGCAATTCATATTGCGGGATCCTGTGCAGCAAAACGTGAAGGCTTCCTTTCAGAAAGGTAATGAAGTCGCAGTAATTGTCTTTTCCATTAAAAACATGGCCATTATGAAAAGAGGAATGGAAACGGCAGTATTGAAAAATGTTTGGCAGGAAATGAAAAAGTCATTTCAAACTGTTGTCACAAAAGAGCTGCCTACTGAACAGATTGTTGCAGTTCGAGATTACCATCAAGGTGGGATTGCCCTGTTTTTGAGCATAGATCACAAGATGGATTATATCCCGAATATGGACGCAACCATCCAGTTGATATTGGAAAAGCTGAAGGAAGAAGAAAAAAGTAACCAGCTATTAGTAAGGCCGATATTAAGTACAGGCTATATGTTTATTGACAAACAGGTTGATGTATTACAGGATGCTATTTATCTGGCCTATCAACAGGCGTTAGCTATGGCCCAAAAAGGGTTTAAATCTGAATTCAATGAAATGACAATTGCCTTAGGAAAAATCGTGGCAAATAAGGATATTCGTTTATTGGCACAGCCGATAATGGATGTGGAGACAAATGTAGTTAAAGCATGTGAAATGCTGACACGAGGTCCACACGGCACTTCGCTGGAAAATCCGCTGCAGTTATTTTCTGTTGCCCGGCAAACAAATCATCTTTATGAGTTAGAAATGATTGTACTCGAAAAGACGCTGGAACAAATTAAATTGACAACATGGAAGTATGATATTTTTATTAACTTTACACCGTTGACAATAGGCAACCAGCATTTTGTTAAAGACTTAAAGAAGTTAATGAACAAATATAAAGGTATTGCTCCAAGCAAAATCACAATTGAAGTGACAGAACGGGACTCAATTGAAGGGCTCGAATATTTTATTTCTAACTTAAAGCTTTTACGTCAAATAGGCTTTCGAGTCGCAGTAGATGATACAGGTTCAGGTTATGCAAGCTTAAATTCGATTAGTGAAATTATGCCTGATATTATAAAAATAGACCGTTCTGTTATCCAAAATATTGATAAGAACTCTGTAAAGGAGTCCATGCTTAAAGGCTTGCTACTTATTGCAAAAGAGGTCGGCTCTGTAGTTGTGGCAGAGGGAATTGAAAGTGCTGAAGAGGCACTTGTCTTATCAAGAAACAAAGTGGACTTAGCACAAGGTTATTTTTATGCACGGCCGACAAGCTTAAGTAATAACCTGCAAACACTTGCTTAA
- the yutH gene encoding spore coat putative kinase YutH — protein sequence MIRKILYSHYGIEVTDEMRFGHYEACRKDDNLYTLIPVDNKEEEELQELEELVQHMTRLGDHRVSRFLESKEGNIREEVDGQAYCVLLNEHLQPLQSKQLGRKLGKFHYRGRSVQFGVQKISRMGQWKGMWEQRIDQMETYWNTKMYQEPESEFDKLFLEAFPYYMGIAENAIQYLVDTELDDETSSIDSGTVCHNRFMKSTWNGEYYVKNPFDWVFDHCGRDLAEWTRERYFINIKTYHRDVRSFFTDYQTVTPLSSFSWRLIYARLLFPLHFVECVENYYSSSSEAERHFLEDQFKKYLNQSKDAEEFLRVFYEMVEAPVKKTKIPTLSWLY from the coding sequence ATGATTCGGAAAATCTTATACAGCCATTACGGTATAGAGGTAACAGACGAAATGCGGTTTGGACATTATGAAGCATGCAGAAAGGATGATAATTTATACACTTTAATACCGGTGGATAATAAAGAGGAAGAAGAACTCCAAGAGCTGGAAGAGCTTGTGCAACATATGACAAGATTAGGTGATCATCGTGTAAGCAGATTTTTAGAATCAAAGGAAGGGAATATCAGGGAGGAAGTGGATGGGCAGGCATATTGTGTTTTGCTGAATGAACATCTCCAGCCATTGCAGTCAAAGCAATTGGGCAGAAAGCTTGGGAAATTTCATTATAGAGGCAGATCCGTCCAGTTTGGCGTTCAGAAGATCTCCAGAATGGGACAATGGAAAGGGATGTGGGAGCAGCGAATCGATCAAATGGAAACTTATTGGAACACGAAGATGTATCAGGAGCCCGAAAGCGAATTCGATAAGCTTTTTCTTGAAGCATTTCCTTACTACATGGGAATTGCTGAAAATGCGATTCAATATCTCGTTGATACAGAGCTTGATGACGAAACCTCATCAATAGACAGCGGGACAGTTTGTCATAACCGATTTATGAAGTCCACCTGGAATGGCGAATACTATGTGAAGAATCCGTTTGATTGGGTATTCGACCATTGTGGCAGGGATTTAGCAGAATGGACAAGAGAACGTTATTTTATCAATATTAAGACATACCACCGCGATGTCAGGAGTTTTTTTACTGATTATCAAACTGTCACACCACTTAGCTCCTTTTCCTGGCGGCTCATTTATGCAAGGCTGCTGTTCCCCCTTCATTTCGTGGAATGCGTAGAAAATTATTACTCCAGTTCCAGTGAGGCAGAAAGGCATTTTTTGGAGGATCAATTTAAGAAGTATTTGAATCAATCAAAGGATGCAGAGGAATTTCTGCGAGTCTTCTATGAAATGGTTGAAGCACCTGTGAAGAAGACAAAAATCCCCACATTAAGCTGGCTTTATTGA
- the lipA gene encoding lipoyl synthase, translated as MAERKDEYQRKPEWLKIKLNTNENYTGLKKMMREKKLHTVCEEARCPNIHECWAVRRTATFMILGDTCTRACRFCAVKTGLPTELDWQEPERVADSVVTMNLKHVVITAVARDDLKDGGAAVFAETVRAIRRKNPFTSIEVLPSDMGGVEENLRELMDAKPDILNHNIETVERLTPRVRARAKYDRSLEFLRRAKEMYPEIPTKSSLMIGLGETKEEIIQTMDDLRANNVDIMTIGQYLQPTAKHLKVQKYYHPDEFKEFKKIALSKGFSHCEAGPLVRSSYHADEQVSEAKKNQMLGAQKKEA; from the coding sequence ATGGCTGAAAGAAAAGACGAATACCAACGCAAACCTGAATGGCTGAAAATCAAACTTAACACGAACGAAAACTACACTGGCCTTAAAAAAATGATGAGGGAAAAAAAGCTGCATACAGTGTGTGAGGAAGCAAGATGTCCAAATATTCATGAATGCTGGGCTGTCAGAAGAACAGCTACCTTCATGATATTAGGTGATACTTGTACAAGAGCTTGCCGCTTTTGTGCAGTTAAGACAGGCCTGCCGACAGAACTAGATTGGCAAGAGCCGGAAAGAGTCGCAGATTCAGTTGTTACAATGAACTTAAAGCATGTGGTTATCACAGCTGTTGCCAGAGATGATTTAAAGGATGGCGGTGCAGCTGTATTTGCTGAAACAGTTAGAGCAATCCGCAGAAAAAACCCATTCACTAGCATTGAGGTTCTTCCATCTGACATGGGGGGAGTAGAAGAAAACCTGCGCGAATTAATGGATGCAAAGCCTGATATTTTAAACCACAATATTGAAACAGTAGAACGTTTGACGCCAAGAGTGCGTGCACGCGCTAAATATGACAGATCACTGGAGTTTTTAAGAAGAGCAAAAGAAATGTATCCAGAGATTCCGACTAAATCAAGCTTGATGATTGGTTTAGGGGAAACAAAAGAAGAAATTATTCAAACGATGGATGACTTAAGAGCTAACAATGTTGACATTATGACTATAGGACAATATTTGCAGCCAACTGCTAAGCATCTTAAAGTGCAAAAGTATTATCATCCAGATGAATTTAAAGAATTTAAGAAAATAGCGTTAAGCAAAGGCTTCAGTCATTGTGAAGCTGGTCCGCTTGTACGCTCATCCTACCATGCCGACGAACAGGTAAGTGAAGCGAAGAAGAACCAAATGCTCGGAGCCCAGAAAAAAGAAGCGTGA
- the yunB gene encoding sporulation protein YunB — MRKFYFRQRMPKKKPLTFQQVLLITAVFFIFSTILSFWIINNGLKPTLSYYAQSQTKKLATLVINDALKDEAEEEDNNLMIDGNNFVFNTAQIVKKQQEITSLVQENITRMEKGVIPAGAQLSDIELDKSLTAQGKGIVYNVPIGQATNNALLGNLGPDVPIKFNVVGSVKSDLKTEMENVGINYVVVKAFVEIKVDIQIIIPFATKLTTVKQDILIAMAGFEGDVPEFYNGSGSSSIPALQLPADNKK; from the coding sequence TTGCGGAAATTTTATTTTCGACAAAGGATGCCAAAGAAAAAACCGTTGACTTTTCAGCAGGTTCTTTTGATTACAGCTGTGTTTTTTATCTTTTCCACCATATTGAGTTTTTGGATCATTAATAATGGCTTAAAGCCGACACTTTCTTATTATGCACAATCACAAACGAAGAAGCTGGCAACATTAGTTATTAACGATGCACTTAAGGATGAGGCGGAAGAGGAAGATAATAATCTAATGATAGATGGCAATAATTTTGTGTTTAATACAGCACAAATTGTAAAAAAACAGCAGGAAATTACCAGCTTAGTCCAGGAAAACATAACTAGAATGGAAAAAGGAGTCATACCCGCTGGAGCACAATTGTCAGATATTGAATTAGATAAGAGCTTGACGGCACAGGGGAAAGGAATTGTGTATAATGTTCCAATTGGCCAAGCAACAAACAATGCTTTGCTTGGAAATCTAGGTCCAGATGTTCCAATAAAATTTAATGTAGTAGGCAGTGTGAAATCAGATTTAAAGACAGAGATGGAAAATGTGGGCATCAACTATGTCGTGGTAAAAGCATTTGTGGAAATAAAAGTAGACATACAAATTATTATTCCTTTTGCTACAAAGCTGACAACTGTCAAACAGGATATACTTATAGCAATGGCAGGGTTTGAGGGAGATGTACCTGAGTTTTATAACGGGAGTGGCAGCAGCAGTATTCCTGCGCTACAATTGCCGGCAGATAATAAAAAATGA
- a CDS encoding phosphatidylglycerophosphatase A, with product MSDITEKTARKWLHERGVTIEDIAELVYLLQEKYHDDLEMSECIHNVERVLSKREVQNALLTGIQLDVLAEKKMLEAPLQGIIESDESLYGVDEVLSFSIVNVYGSIGFTNYGYVDKLKPGILKKLNDKSSGSCHTFLDDIVGAIAAAASSRLAHSVRGEK from the coding sequence ATGTCAGATATTACAGAAAAAACAGCTAGAAAATGGCTACATGAACGTGGAGTGACAATAGAAGATATTGCAGAACTGGTCTACTTATTACAGGAAAAGTACCATGATGATTTAGAAATGTCAGAGTGTATTCATAATGTTGAGCGAGTATTGTCAAAAAGAGAGGTTCAAAATGCTCTGCTGACAGGGATTCAGCTAGATGTGCTTGCAGAAAAGAAAATGCTCGAAGCACCACTTCAAGGCATTATTGAAAGTGATGAAAGTTTGTATGGTGTTGATGAAGTTCTTAGCTTTTCCATTGTGAATGTTTATGGCTCCATCGGCTTTACTAATTATGGTTATGTAGACAAATTAAAACCAGGTATACTAAAAAAGCTTAATGATAAATCATCAGGCAGCTGCCATACATTTTTAGATGATATTGTTGGTGCTATTGCCGCTGCAGCATCAAGCAGGCTGGCACATAGTGTCAGAGGTGAAAAATAA
- a CDS encoding HD-GYP domain-containing protein, giving the protein MKLVGTKYLAEGAILAKPIHNERGNILVNSGVKLDKQLIQRLLQLGIAYLYIEDKLTDDIFPVSVISDKLKREAMKTIEASFQEIKNSKSTDRSFIMEKSAPAFKALIEKVLEELKKHQELFSIMSDVFLYDNYIFSHSLNVTLYSLALGLELKLSRKQLEDLGLGAILHDVGKMDIPLEILLKPGKLTFEEFTEIKKHANAGFDILRKVHNMPLIVAHCAYQHHERINGSGYPRGITGEEIHLFGRIIAVADVFDAITSNRVYRQAMLPHEALEILYTGIDTLFDAKIVEAFRNAIILYPNGVSVVLSSGEKGIVSKQNKGFNERPVVRIMERDGEKIDPYDLDLKENLAIMIIECEAIG; this is encoded by the coding sequence ATGAAATTAGTTGGAACAAAATACCTTGCAGAAGGAGCAATATTAGCGAAACCGATACATAATGAGCGAGGCAATATTCTCGTTAACAGTGGCGTAAAGCTCGATAAGCAATTAATACAGCGTTTGCTGCAACTTGGTATTGCCTATTTATACATAGAAGATAAATTGACAGACGACATCTTCCCTGTTTCCGTTATCTCTGATAAGTTGAAGAGAGAAGCAATGAAAACAATTGAAGCAAGCTTCCAGGAGATTAAGAATTCTAAAAGTACAGACAGATCCTTTATTATGGAAAAATCAGCACCTGCTTTTAAAGCGTTGATTGAAAAAGTTCTCGAGGAGCTTAAAAAGCATCAGGAGCTATTTTCCATTATGAGTGATGTATTTCTTTATGATAATTATATTTTCTCACATAGTTTAAATGTTACCCTTTATTCCTTAGCATTAGGTTTAGAATTGAAGCTGTCCAGAAAACAGCTGGAGGACCTGGGACTTGGAGCAATTCTGCATGATGTTGGCAAGATGGATATTCCCTTGGAGATTCTGTTAAAACCGGGGAAGTTAACCTTTGAAGAATTTACTGAAATAAAAAAGCATGCAAATGCAGGCTTTGATATACTGCGTAAGGTCCATAATATGCCTTTAATTGTGGCACATTGTGCTTATCAGCATCATGAAAGAATAAACGGATCTGGTTACCCAAGAGGAATTACCGGGGAAGAGATTCATCTTTTCGGCAGGATAATCGCCGTTGCAGATGTTTTTGATGCCATTACCTCTAATCGTGTATATAGGCAGGCCATGCTCCCGCATGAGGCCCTTGAGATTCTCTATACAGGGATAGATACACTTTTTGATGCGAAAATTGTCGAAGCATTTCGTAATGCAATCATTCTTTATCCTAACGGTGTGAGTGTGGTATTAAGCAGTGGTGAAAAGGGCATTGTTTCAAAACAAAATAAAGGCTTCAATGAACGTCCAGTTGTTCGTATTATGGAAAGGGACGGAGAAAAAATTGATCCTTATGACCTTGACCTTAAGGAAAACCTTGCCATTATGATTATTGAATGTGAAGCAATCGGCTAG